One genomic segment of Erythrolamprus reginae isolate rEryReg1 chromosome 2, rEryReg1.hap1, whole genome shotgun sequence includes these proteins:
- the LOC139161618 gene encoding gametocyte-specific factor 1-like → MNTEDYYDALDPEKLIQCPYDKSHQIRACRFPYHLVKCRKNHPGIVKQLVTCPFNARHQVPRDEISQHISSCDDKRCIEQDIASQAENKRKVNVISSWQSPPCEEDWDKDIADQSDSTFVWGTGCCAVNRPISNPIIGQRSHLASGLRAPRTLPFILPWKNYAEN, encoded by the exons ATGAATACAGAAGATTACTATG ATGCTTTGGATCCTGAAAAACTAATTCAGTGCCCCTATGACAAAAGTCACCAAATCAGGGCTTGTAGGTTCCCCTACCACCTTGTCAAGTGTCGTAAG AACCATCCTGGGATTGTGAAACAGCTGGTCACTTGCCCATTTAATGCTCGTCATCAAGTGCCCAGGGACGAGATCAGCCAACATATATCAAGCTGTGATGACAAACGATGCATTGAGCAGGACATTG CAAGTCAAgcagagaataaaagaaaagtgAATGTGATAAGTTCATGGCAGTCTCCTCCATGTGAAGAAGATTGGGACAAAG ATATAGCAGACCAATCAGACTCTACCTTTGTTTGGGGCACAGGCTGCTGTGCAGTGAACAG accAATTTCCAACCCGATAATAGGACAAAGGAGCCATCTAGCTTCAGGCCTGCGAGCTCCTAGGACTTTGCCTTTCATTCTGCCATGGAAGAACT